Proteins from a genomic interval of Phlebotomus papatasi isolate M1 chromosome 3, Ppap_2.1, whole genome shotgun sequence:
- the LOC129808132 gene encoding zinc finger protein 224-like, whose protein sequence is MEQWSVCRLCLQSNEGIMKPLSDVTYNMIPFFNIYFELVGITFMDYPTFPGKICMSCEEQLYQAYRFREQCLETEDRLKEFLNEGSNNFANEFITSPKNKEKKPFITIEGVFQGSSSDHASTEKINIKKEYDSEMEFDFPEYETTSTSIGDSNSYSLDKSKDAEDAKEDSKTKKEVPLQIILCKQCKGAFKGIVVFKKHNCNMPGSSANTKPKRVRKEKPKKVYECTECQKIFQQSHAYMIHMDKHNNFLRYACDQCDKKFSTWLQRRNHVYRIHLKKAYCECSYCGKGYYKKHDLSVHINSAHLKTKTSQCDTCGKTFYNVKQFQKHLKNHGPQEKVQCKVCSKWLKNEKTLVQHMRIHSDEKNYICPVCSLEFTWNASLKSHVRSVHPDHVHLLPPDGTIVNKGYLKKLAENAENA, encoded by the coding sequence ATGGAACAGTGGAGTGTTTGTCGGCTGTGTCTGCAGTCAAATGAGGGCATTATGAAGCCCCTTTCGGACGTGACTTATAATATGATTCCCTTCTTCAACATTTACTTTGAACTCGTGGGAATTACCTTCATGGACTATCCGACATTCCCAGGAAAGATCTGTATGTCCTGCGAAGAACAACTGTATCAAGCCTACAGGTTCCGGGAGCAGTGCTTGGAAACTGAGGATAGACTGAAAGAGTTTTTGAATGAAGGAAGCAACAATTTCGCTAATGAATTCATTACCTCCCCAAAAAATAAGGAGAAGAAACCATTTATAACCATAGAAGGAGTTTTTCAAGGATCATCGTCTGACCATGCTTCAAcagaaaaaattaacattaaaaaggaaTATGATTCAGAAATGGAATTTGATTTTCCAGAGTATGAGACTACCTCAACAAGTATTGGAGATTCAAATTCATACTCACTGGACAAGAGCAAAGATGCTGAGGATGCGAAAGAAGATTCGAAGACTAAAAAGGAAGTGCCATTGCAAATAATTCTATGTAAGCAATGTAAGGGAGCATTCAAAGGAATTGTTGTGTTCAAGAAACATAATTGCAACATGCCAGGATCAAGTGCTAATACAAAGCCGAAAAGAGTCAGAAAGGAAAAACCTAAGAAAGTCTACGAATGCACGGAAtgtcagaaaatttttcaacaatctcATGCCTATATGATTCATATGGATAAACATAATAACTTCCTCAGATATGCTTGTGATCAGTGCGATAAAAAATTCTCAACTTGGCTCCAGAGACGCAATCATGTTTACCGAATTCATCTTAAGAAGGCATACTGTGAGTGTTCCTACTGTGGCAAAGGCTACTACAAAAAACACGACTTATCTGTtcatattaattctgcacatctGAAAACTAAAACCTCTCAATGTGACACTTGTGGGAAAACCTTCTACAATGTGAAACAATTccaaaagcatttaaaaaatcatggtCCACAGGAAAAAGTTCAATGCAAAGTATGTTCGAAGTGGCTGAAGAATGAAAAGACTTTGGTACAGCACATGAGGATACATAGCGATGAGAAAAACTACATTTGTCCTGTGTGTTCCTTAGAATTCACATGGAATGCATCTCTAAAATCTCATGTTAGGAGTGTTCATCCTGATCATGTGCATCTCCTGCCACCTGATGGGACGATCGTCAATAAAGGATATCTCAAAAAACTTGCAGAAAATGCAGAAAATGCTTAA
- the LOC129808136 gene encoding zinc finger protein 37 homolog → MDDDWTVCRLCLQSNEGNMKSLPDVTYNMIPFFNIYFELVGITFTDYPTFPGKICSSCEEQMHQAYKFREKCLETEEKLKELLNEETTALNIEFIPTPKATESPFKIAAKDVTSNTDIQEITNNSSTAKGTTNKSCPSKEDIQKKSSSHKKSSSEKRTSLKSLQSKSIQCKSCRRIFQGIELFKKHSCCFSDQNHQNQEEKSLETSTATKPKRQKSEIKKTYECEECNKKYLCQNSFMIHMDKHKNIQRYECYQCDKKFAHWIQKRKHVYKVHLKTAFCECNECGKGFYKIYDLKQHINSEHLKYFPFQCELCGKTFKQKFTLSNHMKLIHTTQTVTCKKCGKKLKNKRTLKHHMKTHRDEKNYVCPVCSRAFTCNFSLKGHVRKQHPDKVHLLPPDGTIVNKAFLKKMAEADE, encoded by the coding sequence ATGGACGACGATTGGACAGTTTGTCGCCTATGTCTTCAGTCGAATGAGGGCAATATGAAATCCCTTCCAGATGTGACTTACAATATGATTCCCTTTTTCAACATTTACTTTGAACTCGTGGGAATTACCTTCACGGACTATCCGACATTCCCAGGAAAGATCTGTTCGTCCTGCGAAGAACAAATGCATCAGGCCTACAAATTCCGGGAGAAGTGTTTGGAAACTGAAGAGAAGTTGAAGGAACTGTTGAATGAAGAAACTACTGCTTTAAATATTGAATTCATTCCAACACCAAAGGCTACGGAATCGCCTTTTAAAATAGCAGCTAAAGATGTGACATCAAATACGGATATCCAGGAAATTACAAATAATTCATCTACAGCCAAAGGCACAACAAATAAATCGTGTCCGTCAAAAGAGGACATTCAGAAGAAAAGCAGTTCTCATAAGAAAAGCAGTTCCGAGAAGAGAACCAGCCTGAAGTCATTGCAATCCAAATCGATTCAATGCAAAAGCTGCAGAAGAATCTTTCAGGGAATTGAATTGTTCAAAAAGCACAGTTGCTGCTTTTCAGACCAGAATCATCAGAACCAGGAAGAGAAGAGCCTTGAGACCAGTACTGCTACTAAACCAAAAAGGCAGAAAAGTGAAATCAAGAAAACCTATGAATGCGAAGAATGCAACAAGAAATACTTATGTCAGAATTCCTTTATGATTCACATggataaacataaaaatatccAAAGATATGAATGTTACCAATGTGATAAGAAATTTGCACATTGGATCCAAAAACGGAAGCACGTGTACAAGGTTCATCTTAAAACTGCATTTTGCGAATGCAATGAATGTGGCAAAGGTTTCTACAAAATATACGACTTGAAGCAGCACATCAATAGTGAAcacttgaaatattttccatttcagTGTGAATTGTGTGGAAAAACGTTCAAACAGAAATTTACATTGAGTAATCATATGAAATTAATTCATACAACGCAGACTGTAACGTGCAAAAAGTGCGGGAAGAAGCTCAAGAATAAGAGGACCCTAAAGCACCATATGAAAACGCACCgtgatgaaaaaaattatgtctGTCCTGTCTGTTCTCGAGCATTTACCTGCAATTTTTCCCTAAAGGGACATGTTAGAAAGCAGCATCCTGATAAAGTGCATCTCCTGCCACCTGATGGTACCATTGTCAATAAagcatttttgaagaaaatggcAGAAGCCGATGAATAA